TCGACCTGACCGGTGCGCGCCACGTGCACCTGAAGGTCACGGACACCAACGGGTCCAAGAGCGGCGACCACGGCGACTGGGCGGGCGCTCGGTTCGACTGCGCCTGACGGCACCCGCAGAAGCCGACGGGAGGGGCGGACGCGCCGCCCCTCCCGTCACACCGCTCAGTTCCCGGGCTCTCCCGGCTCTCCCGAGTCTCCCGGAGCCTCGGAGTCCCCCGGGGCTCCGCCGTCGCCGGTGCCGCCTGCGCCGTCGGGGTCGCTTCCGTCGTCCCCCGCCGCGGGCGGCTCGGCGCCCGGCACCGCCTCCGGCCCCGGCTGCTGCGGCTTCGGCGGGCGGGTCCGGTCGCTGGAGCCCTCCCTCAGGTACGAGGTGTCGCCGCCCTCCGTCGCGACCCCCGGGCCCTGGCCCGGTCCGGAACCCGGCTCGCGGCGGCGCAGGTAGCGCTCGAACTCGCGGGCGATGGCCTCGCCGGAGGCCTCCGGCAGCTCGGCCGTGTCCCGCGCCTCCTCCAGGGTCTGGACGTACTCCGCGACCTCGCTGTCCTCGGCGGCCAGCTGGTCCACGCCCACCTGCCAGGCCCGCGCGTCCTCGGGCAGCTCGCCCAGCGGGATGCGCAGGTCGATCAGGTCCTCCAGCCGGTTCAGCAGCGCCAGCGTCGCCTTCGGGTTCGGCGGCTGCGACACGTAGTGCGGCACCGCCGCCCACAGGCTCACCGCCGGGACCCCGGCGTGCGTGCACGCCTCCTGGAGGATGCCCACGATGCCCGTCGGGCCCTCGTAGCGGGTCTCCTCCAGGTCCATCGTGCGCGCCAGATCCGGGTCGGAGGTCACTCCGCTGACCGGCACCGGACGGGTGTGCGGGGTGTCGCCGAGCAGCGCGCCCAGGATCACCACCATCTCCACGCCCAGCTCGTGGGCGAAGCCCAGGATCTCGTTGCAGAACGAACGCCAGCGCATCGACGGCTCGATGCCGCGCACCAGGACCAGGTCCCGGGGCTTGTCGCCGCCGATCCGCACCACGGAGAGCCGGGTCGTGGGCCAGGTGATCTTCCGGACGCCGCCGTCCAGCCACACCGTGGGCCGGTTGACCTGGAAGTCGTAGTAGTCCTCGGCGTCCAGCGCCGCGAACACCTCGCCCTTCCACTCCCGGTCCAGATGGGCGACCGCCGCGGAGGCGGCGTCACCGGCGTCGTTCCACCCCTCGAACGCGGCCACCATGACCGGGTCGATCAGCTCGGGAACCCCCTCGAGCTCGATCACCCAGCGCCTCCTTCGTCGAAGTTCCTGTCGTACGGACCAACCTTACGGCTTTCCGGCGGCCCGCCCGCAGCCCTCGGACCCGCCCGAAAGCCGTCCCGGCCTTGATCGACTACCCAGGAACTCCCGTCGGCACGCGTGCCGGCTCACTCCTCCCAGAGCGTGCTCGGCGCCTCCTTCCG
The DNA window shown above is from Streptomyces showdoensis and carries:
- a CDS encoding PAC2 family protein; this translates as MIELEGVPELIDPVMVAAFEGWNDAGDAASAAVAHLDREWKGEVFAALDAEDYYDFQVNRPTVWLDGGVRKITWPTTRLSVVRIGGDKPRDLVLVRGIEPSMRWRSFCNEILGFAHELGVEMVVILGALLGDTPHTRPVPVSGVTSDPDLARTMDLEETRYEGPTGIVGILQEACTHAGVPAVSLWAAVPHYVSQPPNPKATLALLNRLEDLIDLRIPLGELPEDARAWQVGVDQLAAEDSEVAEYVQTLEEARDTAELPEASGEAIAREFERYLRRREPGSGPGQGPGVATEGGDTSYLREGSSDRTRPPKPQQPGPEAVPGAEPPAAGDDGSDPDGAGGTGDGGAPGDSEAPGDSGEPGEPGN